The sequence GGGGAGGGAAACGCGAAAGGACGATGCATGAAGGCCAAGCGCGATGACAAAATGAGCCAAGAGGAACAGCCGCACGGGAACCGGACCGCTCTTTCTCAGGACCCGCATGCTGTCCGCGAACCGAAGGAAAACAATCTCGAAATGGCGATCGGCCACGAGGTTCGCGCCTATCGCAAGAAGCTCGGCATCACGGTCACCGATCTCGCCGCCGCAACCGGCATTTCGCTCGGCATGCTCTCGAAGATCGAAAACGGCAATATCTCGCCTTCGCTCACGACGTTGCAAGCGCTTTCCCGCGCCCTCGGCGTGCCCCTCACCGCCTTTTTCCGGCGTTACGAAGAGCCTCATAATGCCGTCTTCGTCAAAGCCGGCCAAGGCATCGAGCTCGAGCGGCGCGGCACGCGGGCGGGACATCAATACAATCTGCTCGGACATATCGACAACAATTCCAGCGGCGTCATTGTCGAACCCTATCTCATCACGCTGACGGCCGATTCCGACGTCTTCCCGACCTTTCAGCATGAGGGTATGGAGTTTCTCTACATGCTGGAAGGCGAAGTCGTCTATCGCCACGGCGACCAGCTTTTTCCGATGCAGCCGGGAGACAGCCTGTTCTTTGACGCCGATGCGCCGCACGGGCCGGAAGTGCTGGTCGAGCTGCCGAGCCGCTACCTCTCGATCATCTGTTATCCCCAGCGTGGCAAAACGGGATAGGTTGCTTTAAAAAAAAAACCAGAAAGTCGACCCTGAAAGACCCGCTGGTCCTTTTTCGGATGTGAGCGAAGTCCCCCTCTTCCCGGCAAGCCCTTGCAGCGACGAGTAAAGCCGGTCGCGGTGCTGTGCCGCCGCCATCACCCATTTCAACGCGCCAGACAGAGCGAAGGCCCCGCCTCGTCGGTGAACTCGCTGTCGGGGAATTCTTTCAACGATGCCACAGCACCCCGCTTCCAGCAGCGTCGAAACCGGCCACCGATTGCCAGCATCGTCTTCTCCGCCGACCCCGCCAAGGGCAACCGCCGCTGAATATTTCAGGGAATCCCTGCTCAGGCAGGCTTGCCACGACGCGAAAGACGAATATAGTCAGGAAACAAATATTCCGTAGAAGAAACATAAGGGAACGAGAATGGCTTTATCTTGGCGTTTCTCCGCCTTGGCGGATCGGCATCGCGCTCTCGGATCGAAGCTTGAGGACTGGAGCGGAATGGGAACCGCCTGGACCTATGACAAGGACATGTCGGAAGAGCACGTCGCCGTCCGCACCAAGGCCGGTATCATGGACGTCTCCGGCTTGAAGAAGGTGCATCTGGTCGGCCCCCATGCGATCGCTGTGCTTGACTACGTCACCACCCGCGACATGACGAAGATCTATCCCGGTCGCTCGGTCTATGCCACGATGCTAAATGGTCGCGGTCATTTCACCGACGATTGCATTGTCTACCGCACGGGTCCGAATTCCTGGATGCTGGTGCATGGTTCCGGGTCCGGCCACGAGGAGGTCGTCAAGCAGGCGGCCGGCCGCAATTGCGCGGTGCTCTTCGACGACGATCTGCATGATCTCTCGCTTCAGGGACCTTTGGCGATCGACTATCTCGCCAATTATGTGCCCGGTATCCGCGACCTCAAATATTTCCATCACGTTCAGACGACGCTCTTCGGCGCTCCGGTGATGATCTCGCGCACCGGCTATACCGGTGAGCGTGGCTACGAGATCTTCGTGCGCGGCCAGGATGCCGTCATGGTCTGGGATCGGGTCGTCGAAGAGGGCAAAGATATGGGCATTATTCCCTGCTGCTTCAGCGTGCTCGACATGCTGCGGGTCGAAAGCTATCTGCTCTTTTATCCCTATGACAATTCCCAGATGTATCCCTTTGCCGATCAACCGCCCGGCGACAGCCTCTGGGAACTTGGCCTCGATTTCACCGTCAGTCCCGGCAAGACCGGCTTTCGGGGTGCCGAGGAGCATGCGCGCCTCAAAGGCAAGGAGCGCTTCAAGATCTTCGGTATGCTGATCGATGCCGATGGCCCGGCCGATCTTGGCGATGAGGTCTGGGCCGATGGCAAAAAGGTCGGCGTCATCACATGCCCGAGCTATTCGTCGCTAACGAAGAAATCCATGGCAATCGCCAGGCTTGATGTCGACAAGGCTGTTCATGACACGAAGCTCGAAGTGCGTGGCAAGAGCGTACAGAGCACGGCCAGCGCGCATGTGCTTCCCTTTGACGATCCGCAAAAGAAGAAGCGGACCGCTTTAGGTTAGGGAGCACGCCATGCTTGTTGCAGGCATCAAGAGCCGTCCGCTCTACAAAGGTTTGACAATCGAGCCGCATGCCAAGCGGCATATCTTCGCGCTCGAGGGTGAGGGTGCGCTCGCGCTCATCGACCAGAAAGCCGCCCTCGACTTAACGATCCTTTCACGCAGCGAAATCCTCTATGTCGCGCGCGGGTCGAAGGGCAAAGGCCATGACACGACGCTGCTCGGCCTGGGCACAGATGTCTTCTGGACGGCGCCAACGATTGCAACCCTTTTGTCGCGGCTGAAGGCATTGCTGGCAACCGCTCACATGGGCGTTCGCCTCTATGTCGCCGGGACGGAGGGTTTCATCGGACAGGCAATGATGGTGGGGCTCGATCACGGCATGGATTCCGCCTCGATCATCACCGAACATCGCGGCTCGCTGGCGCGGCGTGTCCAGTGCGTGCATTGCAAAGGGATCAATGAGGAGGTGACTGCGAGCCCCTTCACCTGCAGCCATTGCGGACTGACGCTCCTCGTGCGTGATCACTATTCGCGACGGCTCGGTGCCTTCCAGGGCGTCAACATCGATGCGGAAGACCCTGGCAGCGCGCCCGATCCTGAGGAGTTGTTCCTTTGAGCGGTGGTCGTGAAATTCCCGTCCGCGTGACGAAGGTGACGCCGGTTGCAGAGCGCATCAAGCGCTTCCGTTTCGAGCGGCTCGACGGCAAGCCTTTGCCATATTTCTCAGGCGGGGCCCATGTCATTGTCTCGATGAATGATTTTGGCCATATACGCCGCAATGCCTATTCGCTGATGTCGCCGCCGCATGATTGCGCGGCCTATGAGATCAGTGTGCTGCATGTCGAAGGCTCGCGCGGCGGCTCCACCTTCATGCATGAGAGGGTCAAGGAAGGTGACGAGATGAACGTCAGCTATCCGGTCAACCTTTTCCAGCCGGATTGGCGGGCCCGCAAGCATCTGCTGATCGCCGGCGGTATCGGCATAACCCCCTTTATGGCCATGATGGAACAGTTCACCCGCGAAGGCGCCAATTTCGAGCTGCATTAT is a genomic window of Rhizobium etli 8C-3 containing:
- a CDS encoding helix-turn-helix domain-containing protein, which codes for MKAKRDDKMSQEEQPHGNRTALSQDPHAVREPKENNLEMAIGHEVRAYRKKLGITVTDLAAATGISLGMLSKIENGNISPSLTTLQALSRALGVPLTAFFRRYEEPHNAVFVKAGQGIELERRGTRAGHQYNLLGHIDNNSSGVIVEPYLITLTADSDVFPTFQHEGMEFLYMLEGEVVYRHGDQLFPMQPGDSLFFDADAPHGPEVLVELPSRYLSIICYPQRGKTG
- a CDS encoding aminomethyltransferase family protein; the protein is MALSWRFSALADRHRALGSKLEDWSGMGTAWTYDKDMSEEHVAVRTKAGIMDVSGLKKVHLVGPHAIAVLDYVTTRDMTKIYPGRSVYATMLNGRGHFTDDCIVYRTGPNSWMLVHGSGSGHEEVVKQAAGRNCAVLFDDDLHDLSLQGPLAIDYLANYVPGIRDLKYFHHVQTTLFGAPVMISRTGYTGERGYEIFVRGQDAVMVWDRVVEEGKDMGIIPCCFSVLDMLRVESYLLFYPYDNSQMYPFADQPPGDSLWELGLDFTVSPGKTGFRGAEEHARLKGKERFKIFGMLIDADGPADLGDEVWADGKKVGVITCPSYSSLTKKSMAIARLDVDKAVHDTKLEVRGKSVQSTASAHVLPFDDPQKKKRTALG
- a CDS encoding dimethylamine monooxygenase subunit DmmA family protein, giving the protein MLVAGIKSRPLYKGLTIEPHAKRHIFALEGEGALALIDQKAALDLTILSRSEILYVARGSKGKGHDTTLLGLGTDVFWTAPTIATLLSRLKALLATAHMGVRLYVAGTEGFIGQAMMVGLDHGMDSASIITEHRGSLARRVQCVHCKGINEEVTASPFTCSHCGLTLLVRDHYSRRLGAFQGVNIDAEDPGSAPDPEELFL